CAGCGGCAGCCACGGCCAAAGCCGCCAGAGCCCGCGCCGGTGCAGGGCGACCAAGGCTGGGATCATGATCGCCGCCGTGCCGGATAAGAAAAGCGTCAGGCTATAGAACCAGGCGACGTTGTCCCAGCGAGAGGTGTAAAGCCCGGTCGTTCCGAAGAACCATGAGGTCAGGAACAGCGCGGAAAAGAGCGGGTAAACCAAGGCTCTGAGCACGATGCCCCAAGTCAGGACGAGAGCGCCGCAAAACCGCCAGAAACCCAATTGCCGCAGCAGAACCCACGGCCTGCGCGAATGGGTTGTCGCTGTCTGGACAAAACCTTTCATCCACCGAGTCCGCTGCCGCATCCAGACACCCAGGGTGCCCGGCGCCTCTTCCAGGGTCGAGGAGGGAAGATCCCTGACGTCGTAGCCCAGACGCGCCAGACGAAGGCCGAGATCGGCATCCTCGGTGACGTTCCAGGCATCCCAGCCGTGAACCGCCTTCAGAACCGAGGTGCGGAAGTGGTTAGAGGTGCCGCCCAGAGGAATGGGACTTCCGATTTCAGCCAGTCCGGGATTGAACACGTCGAACAGGGCCGCGTACTCGATGGTGAAAAGCCGCGTGAGCCAGGAATCGTCCGTGTTATCGATGCTTAGCCGTGCCTGGAGGCAGGCGACTTGGGGCGGCAGGCTGGCGAACCGGGCCACGGCGAGTCGTAATTGGCTGGGATCCGGCACGTCCTCGGCGTCGTAGATGACCGTGAAACGGCCCCGCGCCAGGGGCAGGGCGACGTTGAGCGCTCTCGGCTTCGTGCGCGGTTGGCCCTCAGGTGCGACGACGATCTCCATGTTGCCCGGCAGGTCAATGTCCTGAAGGGCATCGAGCGTTTCCCGGTCGTCGGCTTCGAGCACGAGCTTGATGTCGAGCTTTGCCGCGGGATAGTCGAGGCGTGACAGGGCTCGGATGAGCGTGGCGGCCACCCGTTTCTCCCGGTAGAGCGCTGCGATGATCGTATAGACCGGCAGGGCGGCATCCTCAGCGCGGGGAGCCTCCGTGCTGGGCGCGACCGGATGGTCGAGCACCGAAGCCACGAGTCTCAGGACGGTCATGCCTAGAAACAGCGGCCCCAGGACAGCCCCCATGATCGCCAGGGTCGTCCCGGGAGCGTGGCCGATGCCGAACGCGGTGAGCGCCAGGACGATGAAGAGGGCAGCGATCTGCCCATAGCTGAGGCCGGTCGCCAGCTCGGGAGCCTGCCGGG
This region of Microvirga mediterraneensis genomic DNA includes:
- a CDS encoding glycosyltransferase yields the protein MRQGLAEPSPQSTALPVEIGFLAHYGHAPETLRQAAILARFAGVPADEFLLKHDLVDEDEFYRALAAELRLPFLVSPRLSQSARYPDSLLAGIAPLAGLQAGFVTAPRGTGLVRLLGTRLRSGELAVTSPSRLREAVFRAQGRQIADRAASDLARQAPELATGLSYGQIAALFIVLALTAFGIGHAPGTTLAIMGAVLGPLFLGMTVLRLVASVLDHPVAPSTEAPRAEDAALPVYTIIAALYREKRVAATLIRALSRLDYPAAKLDIKLVLEADDRETLDALQDIDLPGNMEIVVAPEGQPRTKPRALNVALPLARGRFTVIYDAEDVPDPSQLRLAVARFASLPPQVACLQARLSIDNTDDSWLTRLFTIEYAALFDVFNPGLAEIGSPIPLGGTSNHFRTSVLKAVHGWDAWNVTEDADLGLRLARLGYDVRDLPSSTLEEAPGTLGVWMRQRTRWMKGFVQTATTHSRRPWVLLRQLGFWRFCGALVLTWGIVLRALVYPLFSALFLTSWFFGTTGLYTSRWDNVAWFYSLTLFLSGTAAIMIPALVALHRRGLWRLWPWLPLLPFYYGLVSIAAWRGLWELATATFRWNKTSHGHARTSRAGLAQKHQASVDSTRSLKTAPP